The window TAGATTATATTTTGAGTTGCGTACGTTCCAGTTTTCTGTGTGCAGGAAACATAAAAAATAAAGATGTTATGGAGTGTTTAAATATCTGAAATATCAAAATAATTTACATGCGCAAAGCCTTATTTGCAATAACAGGACTCGTCCTTCTGTCCTTCATCCTTTCAATATATTTTTACCCGCAGGTACCTGAACATATGGCAACTCACTGGAACTCCCAGGGAGAAGTAAACGGCTATATGTCGAAACTCTGGGGGCTCTTTTTCATGCCTCTGATGATTACGGGCCTTGTAATCATGTTCCTGAAAATTCCGAAAATTGGCCCAAGGAAAGAAAATATAGCAAAATTCAGGAAATATTATGACGGATTTATAGTACTTTTAGTTTTGGTTATGGTTGCAGTCCACCTCCAGACACTGTTATGGAACACGGGAATTAAGATCAGCCCCAATGCCGTATTTCCTGCAGGAATAGGGCTTCTGTTTTATTATACAGGAATCCTTACGGAAAATGCGGAGCAGAATTGGTTCATAGGAATCAGGACGCCCTGGACTCTCAGTAGCGAAAGGGTGTGGAAAAGAACTAACCGGCTTGGAGGAAAACTATTCAGGATAGCAGGAATAGCAGCAATCTTCGGAACTTTTTTCCCGAAACTTGCAATCTACTTCATCCTTGTCCCCGTAATTTTTGTAGCCGGGTTTACTGTTATTTTCTCATATCTTGAATATCAAAAGGAACTTAAAGAAAATGAAAAAAAGTAAAAAATAAGGTTTAAAGATTCCTGTGTTTCCCGTTTCCGGGAATCATTTTAACCGGTTCTAACGCCTTATTTATCATTACGTTTATCTAACATGCTTTCATTTTGTCATATTGATTCTTATGGCTGAAGAAATAAAAAATTTAAACAAACCAGTCGAAAACGGAGATACAATTTCCGTTGATTATGTTGGGAAACTGGAAGATGGTACAGTTTTCGATACCTCGGAAAAGGAAGCTGCCACTGAGGCAGGAATATACAATCAAATGAGAGACTACGAACCTCTGACATTCACCGTGGGTGCAGGACAGATGATTGAAGGCTTTGACGAGGGTGTAGTCGGAATGAAAGTGGGAGAGGAAAAAACTCTTGAAATCCCCCCAGAGGAAGCATACGGAGAATATATGGAAGAGTACACAAAGGAACTGCCACGTAATGCTGTAGATTTTACTCCGGAAGTAGGGATGCAGCTTGCCACAGAAACAGGGTTAAAAGGCACTATCACAGAGGTAAGCGAGGAAAACTTTGTTGTGGACTTCAACCATGAGCTTGCAGGCAAGACCCTGATATTCAAAATAAAAGTCGTTTCGATGGAGGCATAAAAAATGAGGGCAGGGAGGGGGGCAACTTTTATTATATCCATTTTGCTCCTTGGGAGTATCCTTTTCGGAAGCGGATGCGCGGACAGTGGGAATAATAGCGGTGTAAAAACCGGAAACACAATTCAGGTGGATTACACCGGAAAGTTAGAAAACGGTACTGTTTTCGATACATCCGTAGAAGAAATCGCAAAACAGGCGGGCATATACACAGAACAGAGAAACTACGTCCCCCTGACCTTAAAGGTTGGTTCGGGCCAGCTGATCCCGGGTTTTGACGAAGGCGTAATAGGGATGAAAGTAGGAGAAGAAAAGACTCTGACAATTCCTCCCGAAAAAGCTTATGGGGAATATGATAAAGCAAGAATTCAGGCAGTTCCCCTTGCGGATCTGAATCTGTCAGTAAAACCGAAAGTCGGACAGATATTAAGCAGTAGTATGAACGGGAACAGGTTCAAAGTCATTGATGTAAATGAAACATATGTTACTCTTGACTCCAACCAAGAACTCGCAGGCAAGACTCTTATTTTCGATATAAAGCTTATTTCGATAGAATGAAGCTTGAATCAGTTAAACCGGTCTAAAACCGGTTTCTATTTATTTAAAATGGGATTGGCCTTCTGGAAGCCAGAAAAAGGTTCAGAACTGCCGGAAAAGCTGTAAAGAAATAAATTAGCAGGAGAAAGGACAATGGAGAACTCTCGTACTGTGAAAAAGGGAGATTATCTCCTTATTGATTATACCGGAAAGCTTGAGAATGGAACAGTATTCGATACCACCTTAAAAGAAAAAGCTCTTGAAGCTGGAATATATGATGAAAAAAAAGAATACAGGCCTTTATTTTTCAGGATATACACAGGTCAGGTAATAAAAGGTATCGATGACGGGGTTCTCGGAATGCGAGAAGGAGAAGAAAAAACCCTTAAAATCCCGCCTGAAAAAGCCTACGGAGAATCAAAAAGTTATCTCATTCAGAAAATTCCTCTCTCAAGACTTGAACTAAAGAACCCTCCAAAAGCAGGAAACAAAATAATAACGCCTGGGGGAAGTGAAGTTAAAGTGCTCGATTCCACGGAAACTCACGCAACCCTTGACTTCAACCAGGAGCTTGCAGGCAAAACCCTGATCCTTGAAATAAAACTTGTCTCCATTGTGAAAGGATCTTGAAGTGTAAGCTTATCTTGAAATAAATTTATATAGTTGATCGTTGAAATAAATTTATGTAGTTGAGTATTTGAAGAAATTTAGATAGTTGATCGTTGAACGAAATTTATTCAAGATAATTCACTATAAGATAATTTTAGGACCCACAAACTGGAAAGGGGTGGGAGATGGAAAAAGAAGAGAAAGTCGTAGTAGTGCTGCTCGTGATGGCATTGTTCTCTCTTTCGATAGGGTACATGCTCTTCGGGCAGGAACTTGCAGGAGCCAAACAGCAGCTGGAAGGAAACGCCCTGCAATACACCCACGAATCCGAAGTTGGGGAAAAAGTATCTCTTGATGCCGAAGTTTTAAGTAAACGATTTACTTATACAGGAGACCACCTACTTTTGGAAGTGAACTCTGACTCCGAAGTCCTGAGCGTATTTATCCCGAAAACAGTAGGGGCTGAAGCCCTTAACGGATTAATCAATGAAGGAGACTTCATCAGCATAACAGGAATTGTTTCTGAATATGAGGGAAAGAAAGAGATAAAGGTAGAACGAAAAGAGGATATCACTCTGAAATAATCGTCATCAACAAGCTTTGAAACAGGAAGAACAGATCGTTAACCATATATCTATATAACAACATTTGAGGAAATATGAAAGCATGTATCATGTGCGGAGGCACAGGAACAAGGCTCAGGCCACTGACCTTCAAACACCCGAAACCGAGCATACCGATTCTCAATAAACCATCAGTTCTGCACCTGATAGAGCACCTTTCGAGGGAAGGATTCAATGAAATAGTCATGACCCTGGGATACATGGGAGAACGCATAGAGGAACAGCTCGGAGATGGGCACATGTTCGGAGTACACATAGATTATGTGTATGAAAAAGAGAAAATGGGGACAGCCGGTGGGGTAAAAAATGCCGAAGAGTACCTGAAAAATGAGCCTTTTATCGTGCTTGGGGGAGACCACGTCCTTAACCTCGACCTGAGGGAGATGTACCGCTTCCATGAAACAAACGACACGATAGTGACCATAGGACTCCTTTCCATTGACGACCCGAGGGAATTCGGGATTGCGGATATGGATATAAACAACCGGATTCACCGCTTCCTGGAAAAACCCAAATCCGGCCAGATTTTCAGCAACCTTGCAAGTACGGGCATTTACATATGTAACCCTGAAATCTTCGACTGGATCCCTGAAAATAAAAAGTATGATTTTGCAAAAGACCTTTTCCCTGCCCTGCTCGCAGCAGATAAGAGAATTAATGGAATGCTTGTCCGGGGAAAATGGACTGATGTAGGGAGTTCGGCGGCTTACAGGCAGGCCCAGCGCTGGATGCTCGATGCCCTTCCCGGGACCACAATTGAAGGAAATTTCACAACAAGAAACGCAAGGATACGAGGTCCCCTATCCATAGGAAACAATGTATCTATAGGTTCGAATTCCTCACTCGTTGGGCCCATTGTCATAGGGGAAAACACTGTAATTGGCGATAACGTCCTTATAGGACCTTACAGTGTGATAGGGGCAAATTGCACTATCGACAATAATGCAAAGATCCTGTCTTCGTACCTTTTTGATGGTGTATCCATAGGTAAGAACTCCAACATTTCCGGAGCTGTAGTTGCGGACGGAACAGCAGTCGGAGAAGAGTGCAGCCTGGAGAATGGGACAGTTGTCGGGCATAAAGTCGCTATAGGGAACAATTCGACCATACATTCTGGAGTAAAGATCTGGCCTGAAGTTGTGATCGAAAAGAATTCCAGCATACAGGAAACGGTCGTCAACTCGAACTATGATACTACATACGAAGGCTCCTGAGAAGGGTTTAAGAAAGATTAAAACCAATCCAAAATTAAGAGTTGAATTAAGAATAGATCCAAAATTAAGAGTGAGTATACTCGAGAATTTGCGTTGAGAATCACATCGTAACCCGTATTCCAGGTAAAAAGCATAATTCCAGGTAAAAAGGATGTTTCGGATTTATCCCGGACTCAATTAAAAATGATTAATAGCCTGGAAATGCGGGTTTCTTGCAAATTCAAATTGAGTTTTCAATGCTAATCCGAATTTTTTTGTGATTTTGTGATTTTCCACAGGTCTCTGCCGGATTTTTGTCTGAATAATATTATTTCGGCACTCCCTTTTTAATTGGCTGGTATTTATTCTGAAATGCCCGTAAATGAAGTCTCACGCCTTCTTTCCACTCGCTGCGCACGGCTTGAGCCCACCTGCGTACAGTAGATACAGACAAAAACATTAAACTGGCTGGAAACCTGATGCCAAATTTCAACCGTGTGCTGGAGGACAAACACCATATCTGATACGGATAATTTAATTATGATAGGGACAATTTTTTCCTGATACGGATAATTTTTATTTTCTTATTTTTTTCGTTTCCTTATTTTTTAGTACAGATTTCTTAAGAAGCAGGAACTTTTAATAAATAAATAGTTAGTAGACATAAATCTATTAAGAATAAGTAAGGATCTTATGACAACGGTGCAGACTGTTTAAAAAGAGACTCCAAATTAAAGAAAACAGTTTACAATGATATATCTAACTTCTCTTGCGCCGTCTATTATAGATTGGAAAAAGAAGGTTCCTTAAATAGAATAACACACTTACTAAGTGATAAAATTAAGAAATTTCAGTCAACTGCCCATTAAATCTAAAGATTTAACGGGTTTCCTTCAGAGGTTTTATGACCAGGTATAAAAAATGGCTTATCGGGTCGCTGGTTATCAGCGCAGTATCAATTGCCCTGGTTACAGGTCTGACTTTCAACTCGGAGACTGTTGAAGCTCTGAGACGAATCAAGCTGGAATACATTCTTGCAGCTGCCCTCCTTCACATTAGCTCATACTTTATCTGGGGGTTACGGACCCGGGCTCTCTGCAAAGCCCTGGGATACCGGATAAGTGTCCTGAAAGTGACAGAAATAGTCATCTCAAGTATTTTTGTGGCGGGAATTACTCCATCTTCTGCAGGTGGAGAGTTCGTGAGAATCCACGGCCTGGGCAGGAACGGAATACCTCTTGGCAGGGCTACTGCAATCGTTGTAGGGGAACGTCTGCTTGATGCCCTCTTCATCTTTTCCTGTCTGCCTTTTGCCTTTTACATTCTTGGGGACGTTCTTTCGAATTATGAATTTGATGCAGCCTTCTTAACAGTAAATGTCCTTGTTTTTGTACTCCTGGTCTTCTTTATTTACGGTGTCTGGAAACCCGAGAAAGTAAAATATATAACTCGCAAGCTAACAGGCAGGCTTGCCCCTTTTTTTGGAAAAAAGACAGATGCCACAATTTCACACTTCATGGAACAGATAGACAGGGAAATAGACTATTTTCATGACAGTGTCAGGATCTTTTTTTCGGACGGAAAAAGAGGGCTGCTCTGGGGAATTGCCTATACTCTTGTTTTCTGGATCGTAGAATTTTCACTGCTCGTCCTGATCCTGACGGGCCTTTCGAGGACACCTTCAATAATCACCGCCTTTGCAGCCCAGGTGCTCCTGGCTGTTATAATGGTAATACCCGCAACTCCCGGAGCAAGCGGAGTTGCTGAATTAGGAGCAGCGTCCATCTTCTCAATTTTTGTAGATTCATCCGTCCTGGGGATTACCGTACTTGCCTGGAGAACCCTGACATACCATATGAACCTATTAATAGGCGGGCTAATGAGTCTGAAAGTACTTAAAGACATGAATGGGATTAAAAAACCAAAAGGAGAACCTGCCGAACCCCCGAATAGCGTCTGAATAAGTTTTTGAACAGGAAAAAATTGCTATACAGCAAAGAAACCCGGGTTCCTTCAGACCCGCAGACCAGTATAGATTTATATTTTAGTCTCACAAAATCTTTATGCTATGCCCTCCAGAGAAGTCATCTTTGAAGTCCTTAGAAAAAGTGTACATCTGGTCTCAGTCCTGATAGTGTTCATCTACGAATATTACGGGAAAGAGACAATTCTCTGGGTGCTTATGCTTTTCCTGATAACTGTTCTTTTTCTGGAATACTTCCGACTCGAAAGGGGCATGAAAATTCCCTTTTTCTATATGATGTACAGAGAACATGAAGCCGATAGTTGTGGAGGGCACATCTTCTTCGCCCTGGGTGCAATTGCAACAATCTCCCTCTTCAACAGGGAAATCGCTTATGCTGCAGTCCTTATGACCACCTTCGGAGACCTGGCTGCAGCCCTGATAGGAAAATTCTATGGAAAAAAAAGAATTTTCAAAAAAATCTTTAAAAACGATAAATCTCTTGAAGGTTCAACCTCCGAATTCATAATTGATCTACTGGTCGGACTCGTAATAGTTGGAGACCCCCTGGTGTCCCTCATAATGGCTTTTATTGCAACCCTTACGGAAACCGCAGTAAACCGGATAGATGATAATCTTGTAATACCAGTTTTTTCCGGTTTCTTCGGGCAGATGACCCTGCTTCTACTGATGCATTTATAATGCAAATCGAAAAAGCAGGTGGTTCCTGCTTAATCGGCTGGTATTATTCAGAATATCCTGAGATGAAATATTTTTTATCTTCTGCTCCTTACAGGGTTGAAGCCGTCTCATCTGCCCGCAAAAACAACTAACAGGCGAATTCTTGCTGTTATAAGAGAAAACGAGATTATAGTGAAATACCTCCCTGGTCCGAAGAATACTTCCCTTTATTCAGGTCCGAAGAATACTTCTCTTGACCCCGGAAACCGCTTTTCAATTCACAGGTAAATATCGGACGCATCCGCCAGCTTATCTGATGGCCCTGCAAAAAAAGTAGAAAAAAGAAGAAAGATAATCAGAGAAGAAAGAAACAGAAAGTTGAAATCTCCAATAAAAATCAATAAAAACAGACGTGGAAAAGAGTGTTTTTCAGGTGTATTTTTATCCGGTTCAGACCTACTCCCCCTACTTTTTACTTCAATTTTACTTTCTGGCTTTTCTTTCGGGTCTTTTTTCTTCATTTTTGTCTGAAAGCCGCTCTCCTGCGTCGAGCGTGACAAAAATGACATGATAAAGTGAATGACGTTGTACGGGTCATAAATATTTTTAAGTAGTCCTCTTGAGAACGGCGAGTAAGTTCACTGCTATAATCCATCAAGTAGTCCTCTTGAGCGCAGCGAAAAGGACCGCGTACTCCCGAGGCGCAATTCGGGCGGGACAAGATCCAAAAGATCTACTGTAGAAGTTTATACAGTTGCGCCAGATTCATATACTTCAAGCCATAGATGCAGTACCATGAGACTGGCGATAATCGAAGGTGACGGGATCGGCAGAGAAGTGATCCCTGCAGCTGTGGAAGTCCTGGATGCGTTCGGGCTTGAGCTTGAGAAAGTGCCCCTGGAACTGGGCTATGCCAGATGGGAACGAACCGGAACTGCAATGTCAGGAGAAGACATTAAAACCATAAAAGGATGTGATGCGGTCCTTTTCGGGGCAATCACCACGGTTCCGGACCCTAATTACAAAAGCGTGCTTCTTACCATCAGAAAAGAACTGGACCTTTATGCCAATGTGAGACCTGTAAAACCTCTTCCTGGCATAAAGGGCGTTACCGGAAAAAACAATTTCGATTTTATTATTGTCCGGGAAAACACCGAAGGGCTGTATTCGGGGATCGAGGAAATAGGGCATGACCTTTCCTGGACAAAAAGAGTAGTTACCCGAAAAGGCTCTGAGAGGATTGCAGAATATGCCTGTAAGCTTGCAAAGCAGAGAAATAACAAACTTACCATTGTCCACAAGTCCAATGTCCTGAAATCCGACAAGCTCTTCCTTGATGTCTGCCGACAGGTTGCCAGTTCACATGGGGTGGAGTACAGCGACATGCTGGTTGATTCAATGGCTTACAGCCTCATGATGCGCCCCGAAAAATACGATGTCATTGTTACCACTAACATTTTCGGGGACATTTTGAGTGATATGTGTGCGGCTCTTGTAGGAAGCCTGGGCCTTGTCCCGAGCGCCAACATAGGGAGAAAATACGCCTTCTTTGAACCTGTGCACGGGAGCGCCCCGGACATCGCAGGAAAAGGCATTTCAAACCCGCTTGCTGCTATCCTCTGCGTGAAGATGCTGCTGGAATGGATGGGAAACCCCGGAGCTTCGGTCATTGATGAAGCTGTAGCCGATGTGCTTCAGAACAAGATCATTACTCCTGACCTGGGAGGAACTTCCACAACTGCAGAAGTGGGGCATGCGGTTGCAGAATATGTCAAATATGCACTGAAATAAGGCTTAATAAGGTTTAATAAGGCTATTTCCTTTCCTTATGCGGGTATTTTAATACCTTAACATCCATTTTTTTATTAAGCAAAGTAACTGGAAGCTTTGCTTAAGAGTAACGGGGGTTTTATTCTGCCAGAGTTTTTTGATGTTTCACGATAAATTAAGGAAGGATGCCTATGACTTTAGTGGTAGGAGGAATTCCGTCAACTTCCAAATGTTCTGTGGCATATTCGTATCCATCTGCTTTACTCAAAATATTGCAATATTTATGATTAATTCCCTGCCCTATTCTAACACCTTCTTTATTTTTAATATCAAAATAACCTGTTTTTCTACAAGCTACAGCACCAAAAAGAATTCCTTTGTATTTTCCTTTCGGAACAACCGCTTTAACAATATCTCCTGTTTGGAACCCAAAGAAACTCTTTTGTCGTGCTAAATATCCTCTGGGAAAACCACATTTGTCAAGATTGGTTCTGCAATGTGATCCTCTACCTTTTGCTTTTATGTGAAGTACTGAATTTGTTTTGAATATTATTTTATCTGGTGTTGAAGCACCAACACAAATTGCATCAAAATGATGATCTTTGGGTAGATTCAACCTGATTCTATTCATCTTAGTTCTCGCACCTGTTCCACATTCAATTTCAAGTCCTGTTTTTTCAAGAACATTGTAGACTTTCCAGCGAGTAGCTGTAACAAGTGTAGCATCTCTCAGTGGTATTCTTGCTTGTTTTTGAATATCAGGATACCCAAATTCTTCTGCTGTATTAGTCCCTTTTGCTTCATTGCAAGTTCTGCAAGCTAATGTTAAATTGGAAACTCTGCTCGTTCCATGTCTTGCTTTTGGTATGATATGTTCTATTTCAAGCGGAACATTCTCTGCTCCGCAATATGCACATTTTCTACCCCATTTCTCAAGCAAGTATTCCCTAATCTCATACCCCTGAAGTTCTCCTTGCTGATATTCAATACCTGACATTTCAGGATTTTGCATTAGCTGAGTGTCAAACTTAACATTTTCATATGAAATATGAGTCAATGGACACAGTTTTTGCAGTCTATTAATCCAATTTTGGATGTTGTCTACCCTGCTTTGCAGGGATGGGGGAAGCCAACGTTCTTTTCGTTTTCTGTTGTTGAATCTGGGTTTTCTATACCTGGTTGTTCTATTTCGTCGAGTTCTCCGCATTGCTCTGCGGCTATCCATATTGCTTTTAATACTGGTTTTGTGATGGATTTGAGCAAGTCCAATTACTTTAGAACCATTTAAGATAGCTAAACCTGTATGTCGGCTTCCATAGTCTATTTTTAATCGGAATTCAGCTTTATTTTCGGAATATTTCAACTCTTTGAGCCGAATTGTGAATGGATAGTTTTTATGTATAATGGCCTTTCCTGTTTTCAGCAATTTTCTGGCAACTGCTGAATGACAGGGGCTTAATGGTTGTTTGTTTTTGTTTAATACGAAAATCATAGTTGGATTTCTCCGATCTCAGAAGTAAGATGAATCCTGCTTCTGGTAACGCACTTTCGTGTCTCCTCTCGCTAATGTTGGAAATGCTTGTTAAGCATAATACACCGTTCCTACCCTACAGAACTTTTAATATTATACAACAGAGCTACAAGCTGAGGAAGCACCTGCAGGTGTTATGACAAATCCAACGTAGTAAATTAATACTTAAGCTGGTCAACCGAAGCACTATTAAATGCCTGCCAATTTATTGGCGGGTAGTTGACTGCCTATTACGGAAGAAATGGTAGTATATCCCGGAAATCCGAAGCCTTCGATTCGGAGGTACGCTTCGGTCCCGCAGGATAAGGTAAACGAATCTATTCTAACCCTGGGGAGCCATACAGGCACCCATGTGGATTCAAGGCTGCATCTACGGAATGGGAGGGAGGGAACTGCATCCCTGTCTCTTGAGAGCTTTTATGGGAAATGCCGGGTTTTTGACCTGGCTCACGTGGAAGAGGAAATCCACAGGCAGGACCTTGAGGGCTTTAAAATCGGAAAAGGGGACATAGTCCTCCTCAAGACCAGCAACTCAATGCTGGGGTATATGAAATTCAAAGAGAATTTTGTTCACCTTAAACTGGATGCCGCCGAATACCTTGTCACGGCTGGGGTTAAAACCCTCGGGTTTGACTACCTGAGCGTCAAAAAGTTTGGGGGGGACGATGAGGTGCATGAACTGCTAATTGATAACATGACCCTATTTGAAGGCCTGAACCTTACCGGCGTACCCGAGGGAGAATACACCTTCCTGGGCTTGCCCCTTAACATAGATACGGATGGGGCTCCGGCCAGGGTCATACTTGTAAGGGAATGAACCTGATAATGGAATTGCCCCTGTAAGGGAATAACTCATACAGTCTAACCGTCTGTTTTCGCTTAGAAAAGGCTCTGTTGGTATGTGTAGTTGAAACTATTCTGCCATGCCCTATTATCCCCAATTCCTCTTACCTCAGCAGGAGACCCCTTCCTCGACAGTTCCGGCTTGCCGGAAATGGCAGGTGGGGGAGGAATGTGTTAACTGTATCGTCTGAACTAATGTTGTACTCCTCGCACTCAGTCTCCTGCATTTTTTCTTAACATTAACACTATCTGAAATTTTGTTTCCGAATATATCTGAGATTGAAAAAT is drawn from Methanosarcina lacustris Z-7289 and contains these coding sequences:
- a CDS encoding FKBP-type peptidyl-prolyl cis-trans isomerase, yielding MAEEIKNLNKPVENGDTISVDYVGKLEDGTVFDTSEKEAATEAGIYNQMRDYEPLTFTVGAGQMIEGFDEGVVGMKVGEEKTLEIPPEEAYGEYMEEYTKELPRNAVDFTPEVGMQLATETGLKGTITEVSEENFVVDFNHELAGKTLIFKIKVVSMEA
- a CDS encoding isocitrate/isopropylmalate dehydrogenase family protein, whose translation is MRLAIIEGDGIGREVIPAAVEVLDAFGLELEKVPLELGYARWERTGTAMSGEDIKTIKGCDAVLFGAITTVPDPNYKSVLLTIRKELDLYANVRPVKPLPGIKGVTGKNNFDFIIVRENTEGLYSGIEEIGHDLSWTKRVVTRKGSERIAEYACKLAKQRNNKLTIVHKSNVLKSDKLFLDVCRQVASSHGVEYSDMLVDSMAYSLMMRPEKYDVIVTTNIFGDILSDMCAALVGSLGLVPSANIGRKYAFFEPVHGSAPDIAGKGISNPLAAILCVKMLLEWMGNPGASVIDEAVADVLQNKIITPDLGGTSTTAEVGHAVAEYVKYALK
- a CDS encoding tRNA synthetase → MEKEEKVVVVLLVMALFSLSIGYMLFGQELAGAKQQLEGNALQYTHESEVGEKVSLDAEVLSKRFTYTGDHLLLEVNSDSEVLSVFIPKTVGAEALNGLINEGDFISITGIVSEYEGKKEIKVERKEDITLK
- a CDS encoding cyclase family protein, which produces MTEEMVVYPGNPKPSIRRYASVPQDKVNESILTLGSHTGTHVDSRLHLRNGREGTASLSLESFYGKCRVFDLAHVEEEIHRQDLEGFKIGKGDIVLLKTSNSMLGYMKFKENFVHLKLDAAEYLVTAGVKTLGFDYLSVKKFGGDDEVHELLIDNMTLFEGLNLTGVPEGEYTFLGLPLNIDTDGAPARVILVRE
- a CDS encoding FKBP-type peptidyl-prolyl cis-trans isomerase: MENSRTVKKGDYLLIDYTGKLENGTVFDTTLKEKALEAGIYDEKKEYRPLFFRIYTGQVIKGIDDGVLGMREGEEKTLKIPPEKAYGESKSYLIQKIPLSRLELKNPPKAGNKIITPGGSEVKVLDSTETHATLDFNQELAGKTLILEIKLVSIVKGS
- a CDS encoding SdpI family protein, whose protein sequence is MRKALFAITGLVLLSFILSIYFYPQVPEHMATHWNSQGEVNGYMSKLWGLFFMPLMITGLVIMFLKIPKIGPRKENIAKFRKYYDGFIVLLVLVMVAVHLQTLLWNTGIKISPNAVFPAGIGLLFYYTGILTENAEQNWFIGIRTPWTLSSERVWKRTNRLGGKLFRIAGIAAIFGTFFPKLAIYFILVPVIFVAGFTVIFSYLEYQKELKENEKK
- the iscB gene encoding RNA-guided endonuclease IscB, with the protein product MIFVLNKNKQPLSPCHSAVARKLLKTGKAIIHKNYPFTIRLKELKYSENKAEFRLKIDYGSRHTGLAILNGSKVIGLAQIHHKTSIKSNMDSRRAMRRTRRNRTTRYRKPRFNNRKRKERWLPPSLQSRVDNIQNWINRLQKLCPLTHISYENVKFDTQLMQNPEMSGIEYQQGELQGYEIREYLLEKWGRKCAYCGAENVPLEIEHIIPKARHGTSRVSNLTLACRTCNEAKGTNTAEEFGYPDIQKQARIPLRDATLVTATRWKVYNVLEKTGLEIECGTGARTKMNRIRLNLPKDHHFDAICVGASTPDKIIFKTNSVLHIKAKGRGSHCRTNLDKCGFPRGYLARQKSFFGFQTGDIVKAVVPKGKYKGILFGAVACRKTGYFDIKNKEGVRIGQGINHKYCNILSKADGYEYATEHLEVDGIPPTTKVIGILP
- a CDS encoding FKBP-type peptidyl-prolyl cis-trans isomerase; amino-acid sequence: MRAGRGATFIISILLLGSILFGSGCADSGNNSGVKTGNTIQVDYTGKLENGTVFDTSVEEIAKQAGIYTEQRNYVPLTLKVGSGQLIPGFDEGVIGMKVGEEKTLTIPPEKAYGEYDKARIQAVPLADLNLSVKPKVGQILSSSMNGNRFKVIDVNETYVTLDSNQELAGKTLIFDIKLISIE
- a CDS encoding diacylglycerol/polyprenol kinase family protein — protein: MPSREVIFEVLRKSVHLVSVLIVFIYEYYGKETILWVLMLFLITVLFLEYFRLERGMKIPFFYMMYREHEADSCGGHIFFALGAIATISLFNREIAYAAVLMTTFGDLAAALIGKFYGKKRIFKKIFKNDKSLEGSTSEFIIDLLVGLVIVGDPLVSLIMAFIATLTETAVNRIDDNLVIPVFSGFFGQMTLLLLMHL
- a CDS encoding lysylphosphatidylglycerol synthase transmembrane domain-containing protein, which produces MTRYKKWLIGSLVISAVSIALVTGLTFNSETVEALRRIKLEYILAAALLHISSYFIWGLRTRALCKALGYRISVLKVTEIVISSIFVAGITPSSAGGEFVRIHGLGRNGIPLGRATAIVVGERLLDALFIFSCLPFAFYILGDVLSNYEFDAAFLTVNVLVFVLLVFFIYGVWKPEKVKYITRKLTGRLAPFFGKKTDATISHFMEQIDREIDYFHDSVRIFFSDGKRGLLWGIAYTLVFWIVEFSLLVLILTGLSRTPSIITAFAAQVLLAVIMVIPATPGASGVAELGAASIFSIFVDSSVLGITVLAWRTLTYHMNLLIGGLMSLKVLKDMNGIKKPKGEPAEPPNSV
- a CDS encoding sugar phosphate nucleotidyltransferase, yielding MKACIMCGGTGTRLRPLTFKHPKPSIPILNKPSVLHLIEHLSREGFNEIVMTLGYMGERIEEQLGDGHMFGVHIDYVYEKEKMGTAGGVKNAEEYLKNEPFIVLGGDHVLNLDLREMYRFHETNDTIVTIGLLSIDDPREFGIADMDINNRIHRFLEKPKSGQIFSNLASTGIYICNPEIFDWIPENKKYDFAKDLFPALLAADKRINGMLVRGKWTDVGSSAAYRQAQRWMLDALPGTTIEGNFTTRNARIRGPLSIGNNVSIGSNSSLVGPIVIGENTVIGDNVLIGPYSVIGANCTIDNNAKILSSYLFDGVSIGKNSNISGAVVADGTAVGEECSLENGTVVGHKVAIGNNSTIHSGVKIWPEVVIEKNSSIQETVVNSNYDTTYEGS